Proteins encoded together in one Variovorax paradoxus window:
- a CDS encoding biosynthetic peptidoglycan transglycosylase: MKFALAPAPGEWRSTVKAGPLSFDVGVPTAVRLATSSWLAPRLDGHSLDTRFGLVHFAWKGAAGALELRCAPCTVEVPALGTQPIQVEGLVATVKRDGNTLTGTLEATPRGADAAAAIHGQWEGRLTPKNLLLSADIKDAPIARWYAVLAPNLPELQRARIGGTLALRGQVALPEGTFGVIPVVSQFTVEGLGTEAMLGARTSCGAPSKLASDSWLARSVIAAEDQRFFSHAGYDLTEIVASLDNNQKDGQTKRGGSTLTQQLAKLLVTGSDRTAERKLRELLYAVEMEQTLGKARILQLYLDNAPWGGNLCGAEAAARRYFKRPARNLEPAQAVWLAAMLHKPNAVLEQWRHDGRIDPDRTKWVAEGVRGISRNQRESLLKSVAAAKFAAPEAAP; the protein is encoded by the coding sequence GTGAAGTTCGCACTTGCGCCTGCGCCCGGTGAATGGCGCAGCACGGTCAAGGCCGGGCCGTTGAGTTTCGACGTCGGCGTGCCGACCGCAGTGCGGCTGGCCACCTCCTCCTGGCTTGCACCGCGGCTCGACGGGCATTCGCTCGACACGCGTTTCGGCCTCGTGCATTTCGCGTGGAAGGGCGCGGCCGGCGCGCTCGAACTGCGCTGCGCGCCCTGCACGGTAGAGGTTCCGGCGCTCGGCACGCAGCCCATCCAGGTCGAAGGCCTGGTTGCCACCGTCAAGCGCGATGGCAACACCCTGACCGGCACGCTCGAGGCCACCCCCCGCGGCGCCGATGCGGCAGCCGCCATCCACGGCCAATGGGAAGGCCGGCTCACGCCCAAGAACCTGCTGCTCAGCGCCGACATCAAGGATGCGCCCATTGCGCGCTGGTACGCGGTGCTGGCGCCCAACCTGCCCGAACTGCAGCGCGCGCGCATCGGCGGCACGCTGGCCTTGCGCGGACAGGTTGCGCTGCCCGAAGGCACCTTCGGCGTCATTCCCGTCGTGAGCCAGTTCACCGTCGAAGGGCTGGGCACCGAAGCCATGCTCGGCGCACGCACCAGTTGCGGCGCGCCGTCCAAGCTGGCCAGCGACAGCTGGCTGGCACGTTCCGTCATCGCGGCCGAAGACCAGCGGTTTTTCAGCCATGCCGGCTACGACCTCACCGAAATCGTTGCATCGCTCGACAACAACCAGAAGGACGGCCAGACGAAGCGCGGCGGCAGCACGCTCACGCAGCAGCTCGCCAAGCTGCTCGTCACCGGCAGCGACCGCACGGCGGAGCGCAAGTTGCGTGAGCTGCTCTACGCGGTCGAAATGGAGCAGACGCTCGGGAAGGCGCGCATCCTGCAGCTCTACCTGGACAACGCGCCCTGGGGCGGCAACCTGTGCGGTGCCGAAGCCGCCGCGCGCCGCTATTTCAAACGGCCGGCGCGCAACCTGGAGCCGGCGCAGGCGGTGTGGCTGGCGGCCATGCTGCACAAGCCGAATGCGGTGCTCGAACAATGGCGGCACGATGGCCGCATCGACCCGGACCGCACCAAATGGGTGGCCGAAGGCGTGCGCGGCATCAGCCGCAACCAGCGCGAATCGCTGCTCAAGAGTGTTGCGGCCGCCAAGTTCGCGGCGCCCGAGGCGGCCCCATGA
- a CDS encoding GNAT family N-acetyltransferase, translating into MSETGGAVQIGDIEAIERATVAAVSPLAVEELDGWLLPFDDGTVKRARSAVPLHRGAVSDSTLDRIEARYDSRQFVPAFRVADTACFDALRAELEQRHYMGDSPTCVQIGSARRMQQVAAAGAALADVDAAPDEAWATLFLGEGFDPVDGVHRVRALSRAKGSLYASVREGRRTVAAGAMAFSHGWASVHGMRTEQSQRGRGLAGRVLAGLAQAALERGFERVFLQVDAHNMPAHALYRRAGFSTRWQYRYWQRQQWPR; encoded by the coding sequence ATGAGCGAAACGGGCGGAGCTGTGCAGATCGGCGACATCGAGGCCATCGAGCGCGCCACGGTCGCGGCCGTGTCGCCCCTTGCCGTCGAAGAACTCGACGGCTGGCTGTTGCCGTTCGACGACGGCACCGTGAAGCGCGCGAGGTCGGCCGTTCCGCTGCACCGCGGGGCAGTCAGCGACAGCACGCTCGACCGCATCGAGGCCCGCTACGACAGCCGCCAGTTCGTGCCCGCGTTTCGGGTGGCCGACACCGCCTGCTTCGACGCCCTGCGGGCCGAACTCGAGCAGCGGCACTACATGGGCGATTCGCCCACCTGCGTGCAGATCGGCTCGGCAAGGCGCATGCAGCAGGTGGCTGCGGCGGGCGCGGCGCTGGCCGACGTCGACGCCGCACCCGACGAGGCCTGGGCCACGCTGTTCCTCGGCGAAGGCTTCGATCCGGTCGACGGTGTGCACCGCGTGCGGGCGCTCTCCCGCGCCAAGGGTTCGCTCTATGCCAGCGTGCGTGAGGGGCGCCGCACCGTTGCGGCGGGCGCCATGGCCTTCAGCCACGGATGGGCGAGCGTGCACGGCATGCGCACCGAGCAGTCGCAGCGCGGCCGGGGCCTGGCGGGGCGTGTGCTCGCCGGGCTGGCGCAGGCGGCGCTCGAACGCGGCTTCGAGCGCGTGTTCCTGCAGGTCGATGCGCACAACATGCCGGCCCATGCGCTCTACCGGCGCGCCGGTTTTTCCACTCGGTGGCAGTACCGCTACTGGCAGCGGCAGCAGTGGCCGCGCTAG
- a CDS encoding pirin family protein: MTNANHPTDPVATPRGIDHIVAGVSTSDGDGVKLTRVLQQPLQKRLDPYLMLDAFGSDNPGDYIGGFPSHPHRGFETVTYMIAGRMRHRDSAGHEGLLQNGGVQWMTAGRGLVHSELPEQEEGLMEGFQLWLNLPAKDKMREPWYRDIQSEEIPEYTTAAGVHVRVIAGESHGIQGAVRREHTEPLYLDITVPPGAEFAQPLPDDHNALVYVYRESVWIAGSEVPTRRMAILANDPGSDGVVLRAGATNHSPARVLLIAGKPLNEPIAQYGPFVMNTQEQVKEAVHDFQNGKF; the protein is encoded by the coding sequence ATGACGAATGCAAACCACCCCACCGATCCCGTGGCCACGCCGCGCGGCATCGACCACATCGTGGCCGGTGTTTCCACCAGCGACGGCGACGGCGTCAAACTCACCCGCGTGCTGCAGCAGCCGCTGCAGAAAAGGCTCGACCCCTACCTGATGCTCGACGCCTTCGGCAGCGACAACCCGGGCGACTACATCGGCGGCTTTCCGAGCCATCCGCATCGGGGCTTCGAAACCGTCACCTACATGATTGCGGGCCGCATGCGCCACCGGGACAGCGCGGGCCACGAGGGGCTGCTGCAAAACGGCGGCGTGCAATGGATGACGGCCGGGCGCGGGTTGGTGCACAGCGAACTGCCCGAGCAGGAAGAAGGCCTGATGGAGGGATTTCAGCTCTGGCTCAACCTGCCCGCCAAGGACAAGATGCGCGAGCCCTGGTATCGCGACATCCAGAGCGAGGAAATTCCCGAATACACCACCGCTGCGGGCGTTCATGTGCGCGTGATTGCCGGCGAAAGCCACGGCATCCAGGGCGCGGTGCGGCGCGAACACACCGAGCCGCTGTACCTCGACATCACCGTGCCGCCGGGCGCCGAGTTTGCCCAGCCGCTGCCCGACGACCACAACGCGCTGGTGTATGTGTACCGCGAGTCGGTGTGGATCGCGGGCAGTGAGGTGCCCACGCGCCGCATGGCCATTCTTGCCAACGACCCCGGCAGCGACGGCGTGGTGCTGCGCGCGGGTGCCACCAACCACAGCCCTGCGCGCGTGCTGCTGATTGCCGGCAAGCCGCTGAACGAGCCCATCGCGCAATACGGCCCTTTCGTGATGAACACGCAGGAGCAGGTGAAAGAGGCCGTGCACGATTTCCAGAACGGCAAGTTCTGA
- a CDS encoding flavodoxin family protein, with translation MAPSTPRPAPPTTTSKAPQVRKGQAPDTLKREQFHERFMQPFLDPAFEAEKEALQRIELVAWEAYQEGRKAPVTRKAGPGYADPDYDLSVDWLEAKARIDAAQAAWRSPQTRSRVLLVNGSPRNDGTCPGEISKTWRLVQLAREVLEGCGIEADVLDLSLLTSEYGRHIHPCKGCASTAMPLCHWPCSCYPNHSMRQTGDWMNEIYERWVAAHGVILFTPTHWYQAASPLKLMIDRLVCADGGNPDPTSTHGKKPEEAKALELEGWGYPKHLDGRVYGVVVHGDVAGAESVRRNLSDWLDWMGLIDAGPQARLDRYIGYYEPYATSHETLDADEDVQEEVRNVARAVALAVGEMRTGKLQSPDRGLKPARPK, from the coding sequence ATGGCCCCCAGCACGCCCCGCCCCGCCCCCCCGACCACCACCAGCAAAGCTCCCCAGGTTCGCAAGGGCCAGGCTCCCGACACGTTGAAGCGCGAGCAGTTTCATGAGCGCTTCATGCAGCCGTTTCTCGACCCAGCCTTCGAGGCCGAGAAGGAGGCATTGCAGCGCATCGAGCTTGTTGCGTGGGAGGCCTACCAGGAGGGCCGCAAGGCGCCCGTCACGCGCAAAGCCGGCCCGGGCTATGCCGATCCGGACTACGACCTGTCCGTCGACTGGCTCGAAGCCAAGGCGCGCATCGATGCAGCCCAGGCTGCGTGGCGCAGCCCGCAGACGCGGTCGCGCGTGCTGCTGGTGAATGGATCGCCGCGCAACGACGGCACCTGTCCCGGTGAAATTTCGAAGACATGGCGGCTGGTGCAGCTTGCGCGCGAAGTGCTCGAGGGCTGCGGCATCGAGGCCGACGTGCTCGACCTCAGCCTGCTCACCTCCGAATACGGGCGCCATATCCATCCTTGCAAAGGCTGCGCTTCCACCGCCATGCCGCTGTGCCACTGGCCCTGCAGCTGCTACCCCAACCACTCGATGCGCCAGACCGGCGACTGGATGAACGAGATCTACGAACGCTGGGTGGCCGCGCACGGCGTGATCCTGTTCACGCCCACGCATTGGTACCAGGCTGCCAGCCCGCTCAAGCTCATGATCGACCGCCTGGTGTGCGCCGACGGCGGCAACCCCGATCCCACCAGCACCCACGGCAAGAAGCCCGAAGAAGCCAAGGCGCTCGAACTCGAGGGCTGGGGCTATCCCAAGCATCTCGATGGCCGCGTCTATGGCGTGGTGGTGCACGGCGACGTGGCAGGCGCGGAAAGCGTGCGCCGGAACCTGTCGGACTGGCTCGACTGGATGGGCCTCATCGATGCCGGCCCGCAGGCGCGCCTCGACCGCTACATCGGCTACTACGAACCCTATGCCACCAGCCACGAGACGCTGGACGCCGATGAGGACGTGCAGGAAGAGGTGCGCAACGTGGCGCGCGCCGTGGCGCTTGCGGTCGGCGAGATGCGCACGGGCAAGCTGCAGTCGCCCGATCGTGGATTGAAGCCCGCGAGGCCCAAATAA
- the xrtQ gene encoding exosortase Q, with the protein MSLAALAHRHPRVVDWGIHIDRAPAAFWLALQFAALAPTWAWMVRRMRDGSDDPLGLLALATLAALAWQRRRELRAAPRLGWLALAGAGTLLATLLRTGIGELPALPPLAVGLMAVLALACGLLAFLPRRVAAVPVAGLAVLALPLLSSLQFYAGYPLRVVTAEASRWLLAPGFSVAREGSSLVVDGRLVIVDAPCSGVQMVWLGYFTACAVALWARQSDRGFLRRLPMVGLLVLGGNILRNSVLIAFEGAGHPLAPWAHNTLGLLVLAAVCGGIARLMVPERTEGRLADQPIPGMITTQGGRNVDTVL; encoded by the coding sequence ATGTCATTGGCCGCACTTGCCCACCGCCACCCGCGTGTCGTGGATTGGGGCATTCATATCGACCGCGCGCCGGCCGCCTTCTGGCTTGCGCTGCAATTCGCGGCGCTCGCGCCGACTTGGGCCTGGATGGTTCGGCGCATGCGCGACGGTTCGGACGATCCGCTGGGCTTGCTGGCATTGGCCACATTGGCCGCTCTGGCATGGCAGCGGCGGCGCGAACTGCGTGCCGCACCGCGGCTCGGCTGGCTGGCACTGGCGGGCGCCGGCACCTTGCTGGCGACGCTGTTGCGCACCGGCATCGGCGAACTGCCCGCCTTGCCGCCCCTTGCGGTGGGGCTGATGGCCGTGCTGGCGCTGGCGTGCGGGCTGCTGGCCTTTCTTCCGCGGCGGGTGGCCGCGGTGCCGGTCGCGGGGCTGGCGGTGCTGGCTTTGCCGCTCTTGTCGTCGCTGCAGTTCTACGCAGGCTATCCGCTGCGCGTGGTCACGGCCGAAGCAAGCCGATGGTTGCTGGCGCCGGGCTTCAGCGTGGCGCGCGAGGGCAGCAGCCTTGTGGTCGATGGCCGGCTGGTCATCGTCGATGCCCCGTGTTCAGGCGTGCAGATGGTGTGGCTCGGCTACTTCACGGCATGCGCCGTCGCGCTTTGGGCGCGGCAGAGCGACCGCGGCTTCCTGCGCCGGCTGCCGATGGTCGGCCTGCTGGTGCTGGGCGGCAACATACTGCGCAACAGCGTGCTGATCGCGTTCGAAGGCGCGGGCCACCCGCTCGCGCCATGGGCGCACAACACGCTCGGCCTGCTGGTGCTGGCTGCCGTGTGCGGCGGCATTGCCCGGCTGATGGTGCCGGAGCGCACGGAGGGCAGGCTGGCCGACCAACCCATTCCCGGAATGATCACCACGCAGGGAGGCCGTAATGTCGACACGGTTCTTTGA